The proteins below are encoded in one region of Puntigrus tetrazona isolate hp1 chromosome 5, ASM1883169v1, whole genome shotgun sequence:
- the chek2 gene encoding serine/threonine-protein kinase Chk2, whose protein sequence is MFIDKMGGDQPNLPLEFSKKYHIARKIGTGVCGEVKLAIEKETCKKVALKTINKNDFPSIGTATRNAEREIEILKKIDHPCLIKTEDFYQTEDSYYIVLEYVEGGELFGRIKAKKQLDEEIAKLYFYQMLRAVEYLHNNGIIHRDLKPENVLLASHDDICLIKITDFNQSKILEESSLMKTLCGTPTYLAPEVFTHAATVGYTKAVDYWSLGVLLFICLGGYPPFNTECSTMSVREQIINGHYRFIPSQWKKVSNEAKDLIKKLLVVDPEKRLSVEEALTHPWLTDDKMRNTANQLMQCETSKKRKAEEAEGEPPSKRKPGP, encoded by the exons ATGTTCATAGATAAAATGGGGGGTGATCAACCAAACCTTCCTTTAGAGTTCAGCAAAAAATATCACATAGCGCGAAAGATTGGGAC AGGCGTCTGTGGTGAAGTCAAGCTTGCCATTGAAAAGGAAACCTGTAAAAAAGTTGCTCTGAAAACTATAAACAAGAACGACTTCCCGTCAATAGGC ACGGCCACACGAAATGCAGAGCGAGAAATagaaattttaaagaaaattgatCAT CCGTGCCTGATCAAGACAGAAGATTTCTACCAGACAGAAGATTCTTACTACATTGTTTTGGAGTA TGTTGAAGGAGGAGAGCTGTTTGGCAGGATCAAGGCCAAGAAACAGCTGGATGAAGAAATCGCCAAACTCTACTTTTATCAAATGCTCAGGGCTGTAGAG TATCTTCACAATAACGGGATCATTCATCGAGATCTCAAGCCTGAGAATGTGCTGCTGGCTTCACATGATGACATCTGTTTGATTAAG ATTACAGATTTTAATCAGTCCAAGATTTTGGAGGAATCCTCCCTGATGAAGACGCTCTGCGGGACGCCCACGTATCTCGCCCCGGAGGTGTTCACACACGCTGCGACTGTAGGATATACAAAAGCGGTCGATTATTGGAGCCTGGGGGTCCTACTGTTTATCTG TTTGGGGGGTTATCCTCCATTTAACACCGAGTGCTCCACCATGTCAGTGCGTGAACAGATCATTAACGGCCATTACCGCTTCATCCCATCTCAGTGGAAGAAGGTTTCAAATGAAG CCAAAGATTTGATCAAGAAGCTCCTGGTTGTGGATCCTGAAAAGCGTCTGAGCGTGGAAGAGGCACTGACACATCCGTGGTTGACC GATGACAAGATGAGAAACACTGCTAACCAACTGATGCAGTGTGAAACATCCAAG AAACGCAAGGCAGAAGAGGCAGAGGGCGAACCACCATCCAAGAGGAAACCTGGGCCTTGA
- the hscb gene encoding iron-sulfur cluster co-chaperone protein HscB: MTTLYKLRFLLTSHGFKHANKCISNGQRLNLVLLPCFASGRAVSSYRKDINGFSHCKAVKGHLSLNFFSTLTISRLCWKCGSSAELFFCSSCKVIQPPDDKTNYFDILKCEQKFSLDTQKLQKRYVELQRYLHPDNFSQKSLKEQEYSEEQSALVNKAYRTLQKPLSRAVYMLELRGVLLEEGTDAGADPAFLLEVLEINESLAETASRDEVNAIGRSVREKLKDLTERMNSSLNKGDLLTAKELLAQMKYFTNIEEKVKDRITEGC, translated from the exons ATGACAACACTGTACAAACTCCGATTTTTGTTAACATCTCACGGatttaaacatgcaaacaaatgtATATCAAACGGACAACGTCTTAACCTCGTCTTACTTCCGTGTTTCGCTTCAGGAAGAGCTGTCAGCTCTTACAGAAAAGACATTAACGGTTTTTCTCACTGTAAAGCGGTTAAAGGACACTTGTCTCTGAACTTTTTCAGCACTCTCACAATCAGCAGACTCTGTTGGAAATGCGGATCTTCTGCTgaattatttttctgttcatcCTGTAAAGTGATCCAGCCTCCTGATGACAAGACGAATTATTTTGACATCTTGAAGTG TGAACAAAAATTTTCTTTGGACACCCAGAAACTTCAGAAAAGATATGTTGAGCTGCAAAGATATCTCCATCCTGACAACTTCAGCCAGAAGTCATTG AAAGAGCAGGAATATTCAGAAGAACAATCAGCACTGGTGAACAAAGCCTACAGAACGCTGCAGAAGCCTTTGAGTCGAGCCGTCTACATg CTGGAGCTGCGAGGGGTTTTGCTGGAGGAAGGCACCGACGCCGGCGCGGACCCCGCGTTCCTCCTCGAGGTCCTGGAGATCAACGAGAGCCTCGCGGAGACGGCGAGCCGAGACGAGGTCAACGCTATCGGCCGGTCTGTGCGAG AAAAACTCAAAGACTTGACTGAGCGGATGAATTCATCTCTGAACAAAG GGGATCTGCTGACCGCCAAAGAGCTCCTGGCCCAAATGAAGTACTTCACAAATATAGAGGAGAAGGTAAAAGACAGAATTACAGAGGGTTGCTGA